The proteins below come from a single Mya arenaria isolate MELC-2E11 chromosome 6, ASM2691426v1 genomic window:
- the LOC128236837 gene encoding transmembrane protein 161B-like gives MAILGAQLVFSLIVFSFLQKLSCFYSFGRWLLAGRLLRYLHPSDEELRKTAGLPAPGAGKGKGRRNDAKKGSVSRDSEETFTIPRSTPIELDTAKVEAIDLIHLHYYGDYLWIVDFAISAVVVYILTEIYYVYANVNETNISILWCLLAIGFCVRVLIGMTAAYFKAEDGGERILIVTFGFFCLVLCMGILVVDDTVLEFGLEQGYRNFSEAATDLLKGQGIESAGPVHFLTFKIILAFLCSIIGALLTFPGLRVAKLYLDALKYSKENPFKQVLLHINFALPYIVLLLWVRPLSRDILCGLNWRVTTRVMTESVFDNFRIFMFVILCIIRILLLPIHVQSHLNMAYDKVQSIRKESGRISNVDLKKMIARVFYFIIVVTVQYLTPVIILLFMAFMYKTLGQFSWSGTLGETAETFVMSFKRTTVPLNTTASQTQSNATQTIVDRMGEISHTIGHLRAVFTPVFYRGLLSFLTWWTCAAWTLAMTFGLYYHSRVES, from the coding sequence GTCGCCTTCTTCGATACCTTCACCCGTCCGATGAAGAACTCCGCAAGACTGCAGGATTGCCAGCCCCAGGAGCTGGGAAAGGGAAAGGACGACGCAATGATGCAAAGAAAGGATCAGTCAGCAGAGACAGTGAGGAGACTTTTACCATTCCTCGCAGTACCCCCATAGAATTGGATACGGCGAAGGTTGAAGCCATTGATCTCATACATTTACACTACTATGGCGATTACTTGTGGATAGTGGATTTTGCCATCAGCGCTGTGGTGGTGTATATTTTGACTGAAATTTACTATGTGTATGCTAATGTGAACGAAACGAATATCAGTATTCTGTGGTGCTTGTTGGCCATTGGCTTTTGTGTACGGGTTCTGATAGGCATGACTGCAGCTTATTTCAAGGCCGAGGATGGCGGAGAAAGGATCCTTATTGTGACATTTGGGTTTTTCTGCCTTGTGCTGTGTATGGGTATACTGGTCGTAGATGACACAGTTTTGGAGTTTGGACTGGAACAAGGTTACAGAAATTTCTCAGAGGCTGCAACAGACTTATTGAAGGGACAAGGTATTGAATCAGCCGGGCCCGTACACTTCCTGACTTTTAAGATTATACTGGCATTTTTGTGTTCAATTATTGGAGCGCTATTGACTTTTCCTGGCCTCAGGGTCGCAAAGCTTTACCTTGATGCCTTGAAATATAGCAAAGAAAATCCTTTCAAACAGGTTCTTCTTCATATAAACTTCGCTCTTCCGTACATCGTTCTACTTTTATGGGTGCGACCCCTCAGCAGAGATATTCTCTGTGGACTTAACTGGAGAGTTACTACTAGAGTAATGACTGAGTCAGTATTTGACAATTTCAGAATATTCATGTTCGTAATTCTATGCATAATCAGAATACTTCTCTTGCCTATTCATGTGCAGTCCCACTTAAATATGGCCTATGACAAAGTTCAGAGCATACGCAAAGAGAGTGGCAGGATTAGTAATGTAGACCTTAAGAAAATGATTGCTCGAGTGTTTTACTTCATAATAGTTGTGACTGTGCAATATCTCACACCTGTCATTATCCTACTATTCATGGCATTCATGTACAAGACTCTAGGACAGTTCTCCTGGTCAGGAACGTTAGGAGAAACCGCAGAAACCTTTGTGATGTCATTCAAAAGAACAACTGTCCCGCTCAACACAACAGCATCTCAGACTCAGTCAAACGCCACGCAGACAATTGTGGACAGGATGGGGGAGATTTCACACACGATTGGACATCTGCGTGCAGTGTTTACGCCTGTGTTCTACCGAGGCCTGCTCTCATTCCTCACCTGGTGGACGTGCGCCGCCTGGACCCTCGCCATGACCTTCGGCCTCTACTACCACTCTAGAGTTGAAAGCTGA